The Anoplolepis gracilipes chromosome 17, ASM4749672v1, whole genome shotgun sequence genome window below encodes:
- the LOC140675287 gene encoding phosphatidylcholine:ceramide cholinephosphotransferase 2 isoform X1 — MYYCKLKNCNIFLLYYCYRFYLRLFSFFHRSDCSALPSDSLSFPPFPCPSTVTVVSLSPVARLPPRLCVSLGFTRTVFHPVVITWRGSMKPLQTIFLLDMMVLDPKATSLHNDYGSFDRPLGAGEGHERDVEAAVDGSSSGMAQSSDVYQRQPLLPGAPLSKNKDKWSSGVASGSDYYEDDEDEKDIEGLGRHPGIPNGSGSGIVKIDIPAPLREEPRFPKEKWKTFLAFLFMVVNFILTTASLAMVHERVPDRNTYGPLPDVVLDNLVAQDWALNVSEVLIMIMSNCAMVFIIFHKHRFIVVRRVFLLMGLLYMMRSVTMYVTVLPIASKTYYCSPKANNTSPLLVTKRVLQLISGFGLSINGKHTYCGDYIYSGHTVVLVLSYLIIKEYSPRRCQPIHWGAGLAVLVGIIMVLVAHGHYTVDVLIAYYVTTRLWYIYHTLANNSNLKQYGPNNFLARLWWFPIFKYFEKNVGGTVPRQYDWPLPWPRRFLAKHPNRDS, encoded by the exons ATGTACTattgtaaattgaaaaattgcaacatttttcttctttactaCTGTTACCGTTTCTACCTTCGGCTCTTCTCGTTCTTTCATCGTTCCGATTGTTCGGCCCTGCCCTCGGACTCTCTCTCGTTTCCTCCCTTCCCTTGTCCATCTACGGTTACCGTCGTTTCCCTCTCTCCGGTAGCCCGTCTCCCTCCCCGTCTCTGTGTTTCTCTCGGTTTTACTCGCACGGTTTTCCATCCCGTAGTAATTACGTGGCGCGGCAGCATGAAGCCTCTGCAAACGATTTTTTTACTCGACAT gaTGGTATTGGATCCCAAGGCCACCAGTTTGCATAACGATTACGGAAGCTTCGATCGACCATTGGGCGCCGGGGAGGGCCACGAGAGGGACGTCGAAGCGGCGGTTGATGGAAGCAGCAGCGGGATGGCGCAGTCCAGCGATGTTTATCAACGGCAACCGCTGTTGCCCGGCGCGCCGCTGTCCAAAAACAAGGACAAATGGTCCTCAGGGGTGGCCTCGGGTTCGGACTACTACGAGGATGACGAGGATGAGAAGGATATCGAAGGCCTCGGTAGGCATCCCGGTATACCGAACGGTTCCGGCAGCGGTATCGTCAAAATCGACATACCGGCACCGCTCCGCGAGGAGCCACGCTTTCCCAAGGAAAAGTGGAAGACGTTTCTTG CATTTCTCTTTATGGTCGTCAACTTTATATTGACGACAGCTTCCCTTGCAATGGTGCACGAGCGCGTGCCAGACAGGAACACATACGGACCGCTTCCCGATGTGGTGTTGGACAACCTCGTTGCTCAGGACTGGGCGCTCAACGTTTCGGAAGTCCTGATCATGATCATGTCCAACTGCGCGATggtttttatcattttccaTAAGCATAG atttataGTAGTTAGACGAGTATTTCTCTTGATGGGGTTGCTCTACATGATGAGAAGCGTCACAATGTACGTGACTGTCCTACCGATCGCCAGTAAAACTTACTACTGCAGCCCGAAGGCGAATAACACCAGTCCGTTACTCGTGACGAAGAGGGTCCTGCAGCTCATTTCCGGCTTCGGCTTGTCCATCAACGGCAAGCACACTTATTGCGGGGATTACATTTACAGCGGGCACACGGTCGTGCTTGTACTCAGTTACCTGATCATTAAGGAAT ATTCTCCGAGGAGATGTCAACCGATTCATTGGGGAGCGGGTTTGGCAGTGCTTGTCGGGATAATTATGGTTTTGGTAGCTCACGGCCACTACACCGTGGATGTACTTATAGCATACTACGTTACTACACGCTTGTGGTATATTTATCACACGCTGGCTAACAACTCGAATCTTAAG CAATACGGACCAAACAACTTTTTGGCCCGGCTCTGGTGGTTCCCTATTTTCAAGTATTTCGAGAAGAATGTAGGCGGCACGGTGCCACGACAATATGACTGGCCTCTACCCTGGCCTCGACGGTTTCTTGCCAAGCACCCTAACCGAGATAGTTAA
- the LOC140675287 gene encoding phosphatidylcholine:ceramide cholinephosphotransferase 2 isoform X3 — MMVLDPKATSLHNDYGSFDRPLGAGEGHERDVEAAVDGSSSGMAQSSDVYQRQPLLPGAPLSKNKDKWSSGVASGSDYYEDDEDEKDIEGLGRHPGIPNGSGSGIVKIDIPAPLREEPRFPKEKWKTFLAFLFMVVNFILTTASLAMVHERVPDRNTYGPLPDVVLDNLVAQDWALNVSEVLIMIMSNCAMVFIIFHKHRFIVVRRVFLLMGLLYMMRSVTMYVTVLPIASKTYYCSPKANNTSPLLVTKRVLQLISGFGLSINGKHTYCGDYIYSGHTVVLVLSYLIIKEYSPRRCQPIHWGAGLAVLVGIIMVLVAHGHYTVDVLIAYYVTTRLWYIYHTLANNSNLKQYGPNNFLARLWWFPIFKYFEKNVGGTVPRQYDWPLPWPRRFLAKHPNRDS; from the exons gaTGGTATTGGATCCCAAGGCCACCAGTTTGCATAACGATTACGGAAGCTTCGATCGACCATTGGGCGCCGGGGAGGGCCACGAGAGGGACGTCGAAGCGGCGGTTGATGGAAGCAGCAGCGGGATGGCGCAGTCCAGCGATGTTTATCAACGGCAACCGCTGTTGCCCGGCGCGCCGCTGTCCAAAAACAAGGACAAATGGTCCTCAGGGGTGGCCTCGGGTTCGGACTACTACGAGGATGACGAGGATGAGAAGGATATCGAAGGCCTCGGTAGGCATCCCGGTATACCGAACGGTTCCGGCAGCGGTATCGTCAAAATCGACATACCGGCACCGCTCCGCGAGGAGCCACGCTTTCCCAAGGAAAAGTGGAAGACGTTTCTTG CATTTCTCTTTATGGTCGTCAACTTTATATTGACGACAGCTTCCCTTGCAATGGTGCACGAGCGCGTGCCAGACAGGAACACATACGGACCGCTTCCCGATGTGGTGTTGGACAACCTCGTTGCTCAGGACTGGGCGCTCAACGTTTCGGAAGTCCTGATCATGATCATGTCCAACTGCGCGATggtttttatcattttccaTAAGCATAG atttataGTAGTTAGACGAGTATTTCTCTTGATGGGGTTGCTCTACATGATGAGAAGCGTCACAATGTACGTGACTGTCCTACCGATCGCCAGTAAAACTTACTACTGCAGCCCGAAGGCGAATAACACCAGTCCGTTACTCGTGACGAAGAGGGTCCTGCAGCTCATTTCCGGCTTCGGCTTGTCCATCAACGGCAAGCACACTTATTGCGGGGATTACATTTACAGCGGGCACACGGTCGTGCTTGTACTCAGTTACCTGATCATTAAGGAAT ATTCTCCGAGGAGATGTCAACCGATTCATTGGGGAGCGGGTTTGGCAGTGCTTGTCGGGATAATTATGGTTTTGGTAGCTCACGGCCACTACACCGTGGATGTACTTATAGCATACTACGTTACTACACGCTTGTGGTATATTTATCACACGCTGGCTAACAACTCGAATCTTAAG CAATACGGACCAAACAACTTTTTGGCCCGGCTCTGGTGGTTCCCTATTTTCAAGTATTTCGAGAAGAATGTAGGCGGCACGGTGCCACGACAATATGACTGGCCTCTACCCTGGCCTCGACGGTTTCTTGCCAAGCACCCTAACCGAGATAGTTAA
- the LOC140675287 gene encoding phosphatidylcholine:ceramide cholinephosphotransferase 2 isoform X2 — MHKLRLPVKVELPSALTRMVLDPKATSLHNDYGSFDRPLGAGEGHERDVEAAVDGSSSGMAQSSDVYQRQPLLPGAPLSKNKDKWSSGVASGSDYYEDDEDEKDIEGLGRHPGIPNGSGSGIVKIDIPAPLREEPRFPKEKWKTFLAFLFMVVNFILTTASLAMVHERVPDRNTYGPLPDVVLDNLVAQDWALNVSEVLIMIMSNCAMVFIIFHKHRFIVVRRVFLLMGLLYMMRSVTMYVTVLPIASKTYYCSPKANNTSPLLVTKRVLQLISGFGLSINGKHTYCGDYIYSGHTVVLVLSYLIIKEYSPRRCQPIHWGAGLAVLVGIIMVLVAHGHYTVDVLIAYYVTTRLWYIYHTLANNSNLKQYGPNNFLARLWWFPIFKYFEKNVGGTVPRQYDWPLPWPRRFLAKHPNRDS; from the exons gaTGGTATTGGATCCCAAGGCCACCAGTTTGCATAACGATTACGGAAGCTTCGATCGACCATTGGGCGCCGGGGAGGGCCACGAGAGGGACGTCGAAGCGGCGGTTGATGGAAGCAGCAGCGGGATGGCGCAGTCCAGCGATGTTTATCAACGGCAACCGCTGTTGCCCGGCGCGCCGCTGTCCAAAAACAAGGACAAATGGTCCTCAGGGGTGGCCTCGGGTTCGGACTACTACGAGGATGACGAGGATGAGAAGGATATCGAAGGCCTCGGTAGGCATCCCGGTATACCGAACGGTTCCGGCAGCGGTATCGTCAAAATCGACATACCGGCACCGCTCCGCGAGGAGCCACGCTTTCCCAAGGAAAAGTGGAAGACGTTTCTTG CATTTCTCTTTATGGTCGTCAACTTTATATTGACGACAGCTTCCCTTGCAATGGTGCACGAGCGCGTGCCAGACAGGAACACATACGGACCGCTTCCCGATGTGGTGTTGGACAACCTCGTTGCTCAGGACTGGGCGCTCAACGTTTCGGAAGTCCTGATCATGATCATGTCCAACTGCGCGATggtttttatcattttccaTAAGCATAG atttataGTAGTTAGACGAGTATTTCTCTTGATGGGGTTGCTCTACATGATGAGAAGCGTCACAATGTACGTGACTGTCCTACCGATCGCCAGTAAAACTTACTACTGCAGCCCGAAGGCGAATAACACCAGTCCGTTACTCGTGACGAAGAGGGTCCTGCAGCTCATTTCCGGCTTCGGCTTGTCCATCAACGGCAAGCACACTTATTGCGGGGATTACATTTACAGCGGGCACACGGTCGTGCTTGTACTCAGTTACCTGATCATTAAGGAAT ATTCTCCGAGGAGATGTCAACCGATTCATTGGGGAGCGGGTTTGGCAGTGCTTGTCGGGATAATTATGGTTTTGGTAGCTCACGGCCACTACACCGTGGATGTACTTATAGCATACTACGTTACTACACGCTTGTGGTATATTTATCACACGCTGGCTAACAACTCGAATCTTAAG CAATACGGACCAAACAACTTTTTGGCCCGGCTCTGGTGGTTCCCTATTTTCAAGTATTTCGAGAAGAATGTAGGCGGCACGGTGCCACGACAATATGACTGGCCTCTACCCTGGCCTCGACGGTTTCTTGCCAAGCACCCTAACCGAGATAGTTAA
- the LOC140675287 gene encoding phosphatidylcholine:ceramide cholinephosphotransferase 2 isoform X4, with translation MVLDPKATSLHNDYGSFDRPLGAGEGHERDVEAAVDGSSSGMAQSSDVYQRQPLLPGAPLSKNKDKWSSGVASGSDYYEDDEDEKDIEGLGRHPGIPNGSGSGIVKIDIPAPLREEPRFPKEKWKTFLAFLFMVVNFILTTASLAMVHERVPDRNTYGPLPDVVLDNLVAQDWALNVSEVLIMIMSNCAMVFIIFHKHRFIVVRRVFLLMGLLYMMRSVTMYVTVLPIASKTYYCSPKANNTSPLLVTKRVLQLISGFGLSINGKHTYCGDYIYSGHTVVLVLSYLIIKEYSPRRCQPIHWGAGLAVLVGIIMVLVAHGHYTVDVLIAYYVTTRLWYIYHTLANNSNLKQYGPNNFLARLWWFPIFKYFEKNVGGTVPRQYDWPLPWPRRFLAKHPNRDS, from the exons aTGGTATTGGATCCCAAGGCCACCAGTTTGCATAACGATTACGGAAGCTTCGATCGACCATTGGGCGCCGGGGAGGGCCACGAGAGGGACGTCGAAGCGGCGGTTGATGGAAGCAGCAGCGGGATGGCGCAGTCCAGCGATGTTTATCAACGGCAACCGCTGTTGCCCGGCGCGCCGCTGTCCAAAAACAAGGACAAATGGTCCTCAGGGGTGGCCTCGGGTTCGGACTACTACGAGGATGACGAGGATGAGAAGGATATCGAAGGCCTCGGTAGGCATCCCGGTATACCGAACGGTTCCGGCAGCGGTATCGTCAAAATCGACATACCGGCACCGCTCCGCGAGGAGCCACGCTTTCCCAAGGAAAAGTGGAAGACGTTTCTTG CATTTCTCTTTATGGTCGTCAACTTTATATTGACGACAGCTTCCCTTGCAATGGTGCACGAGCGCGTGCCAGACAGGAACACATACGGACCGCTTCCCGATGTGGTGTTGGACAACCTCGTTGCTCAGGACTGGGCGCTCAACGTTTCGGAAGTCCTGATCATGATCATGTCCAACTGCGCGATggtttttatcattttccaTAAGCATAG atttataGTAGTTAGACGAGTATTTCTCTTGATGGGGTTGCTCTACATGATGAGAAGCGTCACAATGTACGTGACTGTCCTACCGATCGCCAGTAAAACTTACTACTGCAGCCCGAAGGCGAATAACACCAGTCCGTTACTCGTGACGAAGAGGGTCCTGCAGCTCATTTCCGGCTTCGGCTTGTCCATCAACGGCAAGCACACTTATTGCGGGGATTACATTTACAGCGGGCACACGGTCGTGCTTGTACTCAGTTACCTGATCATTAAGGAAT ATTCTCCGAGGAGATGTCAACCGATTCATTGGGGAGCGGGTTTGGCAGTGCTTGTCGGGATAATTATGGTTTTGGTAGCTCACGGCCACTACACCGTGGATGTACTTATAGCATACTACGTTACTACACGCTTGTGGTATATTTATCACACGCTGGCTAACAACTCGAATCTTAAG CAATACGGACCAAACAACTTTTTGGCCCGGCTCTGGTGGTTCCCTATTTTCAAGTATTTCGAGAAGAATGTAGGCGGCACGGTGCCACGACAATATGACTGGCCTCTACCCTGGCCTCGACGGTTTCTTGCCAAGCACCCTAACCGAGATAGTTAA